From the genome of Vicia villosa cultivar HV-30 ecotype Madison, WI linkage group LG2, Vvil1.0, whole genome shotgun sequence, one region includes:
- the LOC131649330 gene encoding uncharacterized protein LOC131649330: MNTYPHLAFVYFNGEKPPYQFRVTDDTHPAALISKLNTLLRYLENRRVVKLKYRPPSFDTEKKLQFTNFELKKNEDLEVTWSTFRRYATEGPNEVDAKIARPVENIINML, from the coding sequence ATGAATACATATCCCCACCTTGCATTTGTGTATTTCAATGGTGAGAAGCCGCCATATCAATTTAGAGTCACTGACGACACACATCCCGCCGCTTTGATATCCAAACTGAATACTCTCTTGCGATATCTAGAAAATCGAAGAGTTGTCAAGCTCAAGTATCGTCCACCCTCGTTTGACACTGAAAAGAAGCTACAGTTCACCAACTTCGAATTGAAGAAGAATGAAGATTTAGAGGTCACGTGGAGTACTTTTCGTCGTTATGCAACAGAGGGTCCGAATGAAGTGGATGCGAAGATTGCAAGACCCGTCGAAAATATTATCAATATGTTGTAA